The proteins below are encoded in one region of Metabacillus dongyingensis:
- the deoB gene encoding phosphopentomutase, translating to MSDYTYKRIFLIVMDSVGIGEAPDAADFGDTGSNTLGHIAEHMNGLQMPHMAKLGLSNIEEIQGIPVQEKPKAFYTKMKEASNGKDTMTGHWEIMGLYIETPFKVFPDGFPDELIQALEEKTGRKIIGNKPASGTEILDELGEEHMKTGALIVYTSADSVLQIAAHEEIVPIEEQLKICEMAREMTLDEKYMVGRVIARPFVGNPGNFQRTPNRHDYALKPFERTVMNELKDGGLDVIAIGKISDIYDGEGITDAIRTKSNMDGMDKIAETADRDFTGLSFVNLVDFDALFGHRRDPEGYGLALQEYDARLPELLSKLKEDDLLIITADHGNDPVHHGTDHTREYVPLLAYSPRFESGSELPVRETFADIGAAIADNFKVNMPKHGKSFLQELKN from the coding sequence ATGTCTGATTATACATATAAAAGAATATTTCTGATTGTCATGGATTCAGTGGGAATCGGCGAAGCGCCAGATGCAGCGGATTTTGGAGACACTGGTTCAAACACGCTTGGCCACATTGCAGAACATATGAACGGCCTGCAAATGCCTCACATGGCAAAGCTTGGCTTAAGCAATATAGAAGAAATACAGGGCATACCTGTCCAGGAAAAACCAAAAGCTTTCTATACGAAAATGAAAGAAGCTTCTAACGGCAAAGATACGATGACAGGCCATTGGGAAATCATGGGCCTTTATATTGAAACACCATTTAAAGTATTCCCGGATGGCTTCCCGGATGAATTAATCCAGGCACTGGAAGAAAAAACGGGCAGAAAAATCATCGGGAACAAACCTGCTTCAGGAACTGAAATTTTAGATGAACTGGGTGAAGAGCACATGAAAACAGGAGCTCTCATTGTTTATACGTCTGCTGATTCCGTTTTGCAAATTGCAGCTCATGAAGAGATAGTTCCAATTGAAGAGCAGTTGAAGATCTGTGAAATGGCCCGTGAAATGACGCTTGATGAGAAGTATATGGTGGGACGTGTGATTGCACGTCCGTTTGTAGGCAACCCGGGTAACTTCCAAAGAACCCCAAACCGTCATGATTATGCCCTAAAGCCGTTTGAGAGAACGGTAATGAATGAGCTGAAGGACGGAGGTCTGGATGTTATTGCGATTGGTAAAATTTCTGATATTTATGACGGAGAAGGAATTACAGATGCAATTCGCACGAAATCGAACATGGATGGCATGGACAAGATTGCTGAAACAGCAGACCGCGACTTCACTGGTCTAAGCTTTGTAAACCTTGTAGACTTTGACGCCCTGTTCGGCCACAGACGCGATCCGGAAGGCTACGGCCTTGCTCTTCAAGAATATGATGCACGTCTTCCTGAACTGCTCTCTAAATTAAAAGAGGATGATCTATTAATTATTACAGCTGACCACGGCAATGACCCTGTTCATCACGGAACAGACCACACGCGTGAATACGTTCCATTGCTTGCATACAGTCCGAGATTCGAAAGCGGTTCTGAGCTTCCGGTCCGTGAAACGTTTGCAGATATTGGGGCTGCAATTGCTGACAACTTTAAAGTAAACATGCCAAAGCACGGAAAAAGTTTCTTGCAGGAATTGAAGAATTAA
- the spoVAC gene encoding stage V sporulation protein AC, whose amino-acid sequence MSTSNLKDDYKNKIKPYQPKPPYLLNCIKAFIVGGLICILGQAIQNMYMHFFDFTEKTAGNPTVATLILISALLTGFGIYDRIGQFAGAGSAVPVTGFANSMTSAALEHRSEGLVLGVATNMFKLAGSVIVFGVVAAYVVGIIRYVYGLAF is encoded by the coding sequence ATGAGTACATCAAACCTGAAAGATGATTACAAGAATAAAATTAAACCCTATCAGCCTAAACCGCCTTATCTTCTAAATTGTATAAAGGCTTTCATCGTTGGAGGTCTTATCTGCATCTTAGGTCAAGCCATTCAGAATATGTATATGCACTTTTTCGACTTTACTGAAAAAACGGCGGGGAACCCGACTGTAGCTACTTTAATTCTTATATCAGCTCTGCTGACGGGATTTGGTATTTATGATCGAATCGGCCAATTTGCTGGTGCGGGATCTGCTGTTCCTGTAACGGGATTTGCAAACTCCATGACAAGTGCTGCGCTTGAGCACCGAAGTGAGGGTCTGGTTCTCGGGGTGGCAACGAACATGTTTAAGCTTGCAGGCTCAGTTATTGTATTTGGGGTTGTTGCTGCATATGTTGTCGGGATAATCAGGTATGTATACGGATTAGCATTTTAA
- the spoVAD gene encoding stage V sporulation protein AD, with protein sequence MRLTGKQTWQFENEIYVQSSGTAVGPKEADGPFGKLYDKTYDNLHCNEDNWELAERRLMEDAIEHALKKGNYTKEDIDLFLAGDLLNQNVTANYTARQNKIPFLCMFGACSTSMETLAVSSALVDGGFANRVMAATSSHNATAERQFRYPTEYGGQKPDTAQSTISGSGAVIVSRDPSDIMITSATIGRVADLGITDPFDMGSAMAPAAADTIAQHFKDLNTKPEDYDLIVTGDLASVGSPILKELLKEEGYDVSANHNDCGLMIYRPDQNVFAGGSGCGCSAVVTYSHIFKELKSGNLNRVMVVATGALLSPTMIQQKESIPTIAHGVVFERVNRGVNG encoded by the coding sequence ATGAGATTGACTGGAAAACAGACATGGCAATTTGAGAATGAAATATACGTTCAGTCCAGCGGGACTGCTGTCGGCCCAAAGGAAGCAGACGGACCTTTTGGTAAATTATATGACAAAACCTATGATAATCTCCATTGCAATGAAGATAACTGGGAACTTGCTGAGCGGCGTTTAATGGAAGATGCCATCGAGCATGCTTTGAAAAAAGGAAATTATACGAAAGAAGATATTGATTTATTCCTTGCAGGAGACCTATTAAATCAAAACGTGACAGCAAATTATACAGCCAGACAAAATAAGATCCCTTTCCTTTGTATGTTTGGTGCCTGTTCAACATCAATGGAAACACTGGCTGTAAGCTCAGCGCTTGTAGATGGTGGGTTTGCCAATCGTGTTATGGCAGCAACGAGCAGTCATAATGCAACAGCTGAAAGGCAATTTCGCTATCCTACAGAATATGGCGGTCAAAAACCGGATACAGCACAGTCAACGATTTCAGGCTCAGGGGCAGTCATCGTAAGCCGTGATCCAAGTGACATTATGATTACTTCAGCAACGATAGGAAGAGTGGCGGATCTTGGCATTACGGATCCATTTGATATGGGTTCCGCGATGGCACCTGCAGCAGCCGATACGATTGCCCAGCATTTTAAAGATTTAAACACAAAGCCTGAAGACTACGATTTGATTGTGACAGGGGACTTAGCTTCTGTAGGAAGCCCGATTCTAAAGGAGCTCCTGAAAGAAGAAGGATATGATGTTTCTGCAAATCATAATGACTGTGGACTGATGATTTATCGGCCGGATCAAAACGTTTTTGCCGGAGGAAGCGGCTGCGGGTGTTCTGCTGTGGTCACCTACAGCCATATTTTCAAAGAATTGAAAAGCGGAAATCTTAATCGTGTGATGGTTGTTGCAACAGGTGCGCTGCTTAGTCCGACCATGATTCAGCAAAAAGAATCGATTCCGACAATTGCTCATGGCGTCGTGTTTGAACGTGTGAACAGGGGTGTGAACGGATAA
- a CDS encoding pyrimidine-nucleoside phosphorylase codes for MRIVDLIEKKRDGKELTNEEISFIIKGYTNGDIPDYQMSALTMAIYFKGMTKQERAQLTMEMVHSGDTIDLSKIEGIKVDKHSTGGVGDTTTLVLGPLVAAVGVPVAKMSGRGLGHTGGTIDKLEAVPGFHVEIENDEFIKLVNQNKIAVIGQSGNLTPADKKLYALRDVTATVDSIPLIASSIMSKKIAAGADAIVLDVKTGAGAFMKDLEDARDLARAMVEIGNAVGRKTMAVISDMSQPLGYAIGNALEIKEAIDTLKGEGPEDLHELCLTLGSYMVFLAEKASSLEEARAMLEEVIQNGKALETLKIFLEAQGGDGSVVDDPSKMPQASYKIELEAKEDGYVSEIVADSVGVAAMWLGAGRATKESEIDLAVGLMLNKKIGDAVKKGDSLVTIYSNQKDVEQVKAKLYESIKVTADSVKAPPLVHDTIKE; via the coding sequence ATGAGAATCGTTGACTTAATTGAAAAAAAGCGTGACGGCAAGGAACTGACGAATGAAGAAATAAGCTTTATTATTAAAGGCTATACAAATGGCGATATTCCGGATTATCAAATGAGTGCATTAACAATGGCGATCTATTTTAAAGGAATGACGAAGCAGGAGCGCGCTCAATTAACAATGGAAATGGTTCATTCAGGTGATACGATTGATCTAAGCAAGATCGAAGGCATTAAAGTAGATAAGCACAGCACAGGCGGCGTAGGCGATACAACCACTCTTGTGCTTGGACCTCTAGTTGCTGCAGTCGGCGTTCCGGTTGCCAAGATGTCCGGCCGCGGCCTTGGCCATACTGGGGGCACAATCGATAAGCTTGAAGCTGTTCCGGGCTTCCATGTTGAAATTGAAAATGATGAGTTCATCAAATTGGTCAACCAGAATAAAATTGCTGTCATTGGTCAAAGCGGAAACCTGACTCCAGCAGATAAAAAGCTTTATGCTTTGCGTGATGTAACTGCAACTGTTGACAGCATTCCCCTGATTGCAAGCTCGATCATGAGCAAAAAAATCGCTGCAGGTGCAGATGCCATCGTTCTTGATGTGAAAACAGGAGCAGGAGCATTTATGAAAGATCTTGAGGATGCAAGAGATCTTGCCCGTGCGATGGTTGAAATCGGAAATGCGGTCGGCCGCAAAACAATGGCTGTTATCTCAGACATGAGTCAGCCGCTCGGTTATGCAATCGGCAATGCATTAGAAATTAAAGAAGCGATTGATACATTAAAAGGCGAAGGACCTGAAGACCTTCATGAGCTTTGCCTAACGCTTGGAAGCTACATGGTTTTCCTGGCTGAAAAAGCATCTTCACTTGAGGAAGCAAGAGCAATGCTTGAGGAAGTGATTCAAAACGGAAAAGCACTTGAAACGCTGAAGATTTTCTTAGAAGCTCAAGGCGGAGACGGTTCAGTTGTAGATGATCCAAGCAAGATGCCGCAGGCAAGCTACAAAATTGAGCTTGAAGCAAAAGAAGACGGATACGTTTCTGAAATTGTGGCAGATTCCGTTGGAGTTGCAGCAATGTGGCTTGGTGCAGGACGAGCAACGAAAGAATCAGAAATTGATCTTGCTGTCGGCCTAATGCTGAATAAAAAAATCGGCGATGCTGTTAAAAAGGGCGACTCGCTTGTGACGATTTACAGTAATCAAAAAGATGTAGAACAAGTAAAAGCAAAGCTTTATGAAAGCATTAAAGTAACTGCTGACTCAGTAAAAGCGCCGCCGCTTGTTCATGATACAATTAAAGAGTAA
- the spoIIAB gene encoding anti-sigma F factor, whose amino-acid sequence MRNEMNLQFSALSQNESFARVTVAAFIAQLDPTLDELTEIKTVVSEAVTNAIIHGYDNDPSGIVYISVTLEDSVVRLSIRDEGMGIPDVEEARQPLYTTKPELERSGMGFTIMENFMDEVQIESSKSRGTAVKLTKHLSKSKALVN is encoded by the coding sequence ATGAGAAATGAAATGAACCTTCAATTTTCAGCGCTCAGCCAAAATGAATCCTTTGCCCGGGTTACCGTTGCAGCATTTATTGCTCAGCTTGATCCTACACTTGATGAGTTAACTGAAATCAAGACAGTTGTCTCAGAAGCCGTGACAAATGCCATTATTCATGGCTATGACAATGATCCAAGCGGAATTGTTTACATTTCGGTAACACTCGAGGACAGTGTCGTCAGGTTGTCTATCAGAGATGAGGGCATGGGAATTCCTGATGTAGAGGAAGCAAGACAGCCTCTATATACGACAAAACCGGAACTTGAACGATCAGGCATGGGTTTTACCATCATGGAGAATTTCATGGATGAAGTGCAGATTGAATCATCAAAATCACGGGGTACAGCAGTAAAACTTACTAAACACTTATCGAAAAGCAAAGCTTTAGTAAATTAA
- a CDS encoding stage V sporulation protein AB: MTINVLITIFIGLSGGLAVGSGFVAFLTVLGIIPRLTQLTKTVDLIQAYEWAIVAGAITGGWVSLRDSKLYLSELFLVPIGLINGIFIGMLAAALTEVLNVFPILAKRIGIADKIVILLMAIVFGKVAGSLFHWLYFIDQ; this comes from the coding sequence ATGACAATTAATGTCTTAATCACCATTTTCATCGGGCTCTCAGGAGGTCTTGCTGTCGGCTCAGGATTTGTAGCGTTTTTAACTGTCCTAGGCATTATACCCAGGTTAACGCAGCTTACAAAAACAGTCGATTTAATTCAGGCTTATGAATGGGCCATCGTAGCCGGTGCCATTACAGGCGGATGGGTAAGCCTCAGGGATTCCAAGCTTTACTTATCAGAGCTGTTTCTCGTTCCGATTGGATTAATCAATGGAATATTTATCGGAATGCTTGCTGCCGCGCTGACAGAAGTTTTAAATGTCTTTCCTATTCTGGCCAAACGGATTGGGATTGCTGATAAGATCGTTATTTTATTGATGGCCATTGTTTTTGGCAAAGTAGCCGGATCGTTATTTCACTGGCTTTATTTTATTGACCAATAA
- the xerD gene encoding site-specific tyrosine recombinase XerD — MKDQIQDFMHYLVVERGLSHNTIISYERDLKSYHQFLTAQQQITSFQDVTRLSIIHFLKSLKEAGKSSKTIARHTASIRNFHQFLLREKAVDHDPTVHIESPQVERTLPKVLSLTEVEKLLETPKLISPFGYRDKAMLELLYATGIRVSEMINLDLSDVHLTMGFIRCFGKGNKERIVPIGRTAAEALESYIEKGRPKLASKKKQTEALFLNHHGNRMTRQGYWKNLKKIALEAGISKELTPHTLRHSFATHLLENGADLRAVQEMLGHADISTTQIYTHVSKTRLKDVYKQYHPRA; from the coding sequence TTGAAAGATCAAATTCAGGATTTCATGCATTACCTGGTTGTGGAAAGAGGACTTTCCCATAACACAATCATATCGTATGAACGCGATTTAAAGAGCTATCATCAATTTCTTACTGCACAGCAGCAAATCACTTCATTTCAAGATGTGACCAGACTATCAATTATTCATTTTTTAAAATCATTGAAGGAAGCGGGAAAATCAAGCAAGACGATTGCACGCCATACCGCATCCATCCGCAATTTTCACCAATTTCTTCTAAGAGAAAAAGCAGTCGATCATGATCCTACTGTACATATAGAATCTCCTCAAGTTGAACGGACACTGCCGAAAGTATTATCACTCACTGAAGTTGAAAAACTGCTTGAAACTCCTAAATTGATCTCGCCATTCGGCTATCGGGATAAAGCCATGCTTGAGCTTCTTTATGCAACAGGCATCCGGGTGAGTGAAATGATTAATCTTGATTTGAGCGATGTTCATTTAACAATGGGATTTATCCGCTGTTTCGGAAAAGGGAACAAGGAGCGCATCGTTCCAATTGGCAGAACAGCAGCAGAGGCATTAGAATCCTATATCGAAAAGGGCAGACCGAAATTAGCTTCAAAGAAAAAACAAACGGAAGCTTTGTTTTTAAATCATCATGGAAACCGCATGACCAGACAGGGTTATTGGAAGAATCTCAAAAAAATTGCTCTTGAGGCAGGAATCAGTAAAGAGCTTACCCCTCATACGCTTCGTCATTCTTTTGCAACCCATCTGCTTGAAAATGGGGCAGACCTAAGGGCAGTTCAGGAAATGCTTGGGCATGCCGATATCTCTACAACGCAAATCTATACTCATGTCTCAAAAACTAGATTAAAAGATGTATATAAACAATATCATCCGAGAGCTTAA
- a CDS encoding Fur family transcriptional regulator, with product MESRIERIKKQLHSSSYKLTPQREATVRVLLEREEDHLSAEDVYLLVKEKAPEIGLATVYRTLELLTELKIVDKINFGDGVSRYDLRKEGAAHFHHHLVCIECGSVAEIEDDLLEDVEQIVERDFNFKIKDHRLTFHGICYRCQEKEQKEDEQ from the coding sequence ATGGAAAGCAGAATTGAGCGTATAAAGAAGCAGTTGCATTCATCCAGCTATAAGCTGACTCCTCAGCGTGAAGCTACCGTCAGGGTTTTGCTTGAACGCGAAGAAGATCACTTGAGTGCTGAAGATGTTTACCTCCTCGTTAAGGAAAAGGCGCCAGAGATTGGTTTAGCAACTGTTTATCGGACGTTGGAGCTACTTACAGAACTTAAAATTGTCGATAAAATAAATTTTGGAGATGGCGTATCACGCTATGACTTAAGAAAAGAAGGCGCAGCACATTTTCACCATCATCTTGTGTGCATCGAATGCGGTTCAGTCGCTGAAATTGAAGATGACCTCTTAGAAGATGTTGAGCAGATTGTAGAACGCGACTTCAATTTTAAAATTAAAGATCATCGTCTGACGTTTCATGGCATTTGCTACCGCTGTCAGGAAAAAGAACAGAAAGAAGATGAACAATAA
- the spoIIAA gene encoding anti-sigma F factor antagonist, giving the protein MSLAVELDVKQSVLCIRLIGELDHHTAEELRQKVTEILASEDIQHIVLNLEQLSFMDSSGLGVILGRYKQVKQFGGEMVVCAISPSVKRLFDMSGLFKIIRLEPSEEKALITLGVAS; this is encoded by the coding sequence ATGAGTCTAGCAGTAGAGCTTGATGTAAAGCAATCTGTCCTGTGCATACGACTGATCGGTGAATTGGATCATCACACGGCGGAGGAATTACGTCAGAAAGTGACAGAAATTCTTGCATCAGAAGACATTCAGCATATCGTTTTGAATTTAGAGCAATTATCCTTTATGGACAGCTCTGGTTTAGGCGTGATTCTTGGAAGATATAAGCAAGTGAAGCAATTTGGCGGTGAAATGGTTGTATGTGCGATTTCACCTTCAGTAAAAAGACTGTTTGATATGTCTGGACTGTTTAAAATCATTCGACTGGAGCCATCGGAGGAAAAAGCGCTTATTACATTGGGGGTGGCTTCATGA
- the sigF gene encoding RNA polymerase sporulation sigma factor SigF — protein sequence MDVEVKNDISKTQLKDHEVKELIKRSQQGDQSARDTIVEKNMRLVWSVVQRFLNRGYEADDLFQIGCIGLLKSVDKFDLSYDVKFSTYAVPMIIGEIQRFIRDDGTVKVSRSLKELGNKIRRAKDDLSKSLGKVPTVSEIAAYLEITSEEVVLAQEAVRAPSSIHETVYENDGDPITLLDQIADSGETKWFDKIVLKDAIKELDEREKLIVYLRYYKDQTQSEVAERLGISQVQVSRLEKKILQQMKDRMDQ from the coding sequence ATGGATGTGGAGGTAAAGAACGATATCTCAAAAACACAGTTAAAGGACCATGAAGTGAAAGAATTGATTAAGCGCAGCCAGCAGGGCGATCAATCAGCCAGAGATACCATTGTTGAGAAAAATATGCGTCTTGTATGGTCAGTTGTTCAGAGATTTTTAAATCGGGGCTATGAAGCTGATGATCTGTTTCAAATAGGCTGCATCGGTCTTTTGAAATCGGTTGATAAATTTGATTTATCGTACGATGTTAAATTTTCAACCTACGCTGTACCGATGATAATTGGTGAAATTCAACGCTTTATCAGAGATGACGGCACAGTTAAAGTGAGCCGTTCCCTTAAAGAACTGGGAAATAAAATCAGAAGAGCTAAAGATGATCTATCAAAATCATTAGGCAAGGTGCCGACTGTTTCTGAAATCGCAGCCTACCTTGAAATCACATCTGAAGAAGTCGTTCTTGCACAAGAAGCGGTACGCGCACCTTCCTCCATCCATGAAACCGTTTATGAAAACGACGGTGATCCCATCACACTCCTTGATCAAATAGCTGATTCAGGAGAGACCAAGTGGTTTGATAAAATCGTCCTTAAGGATGCAATCAAAGAACTCGATGAACGTGAAAAGCTGATCGTTTACTTAAGGTATTACAAGGACCAGACGCAATCAGAAGTTGCTGAGCGGCTTGGCATATCGCAGGTACAAGTATCGAGGCTAGAGAAGAAAATTCTGCAGCAGATGAAAGACCGCATGGATCAATAG
- a CDS encoding D-alanyl-D-alanine carboxypeptidase family protein, which translates to MKRLLSTVALSTMILTIASPAFAEEGSVKLADQARSAVLIERDTGNILYDKNSDEKLPPASMTKIMTMLLIMEEIDKGQLKMDEKVRTSEHAASMGGSQIFLEPGEEMTVHEMLKGIAIASGNDASVAMAERISGSEDAFVEKMNKRAKELGLKNTAFQNPTGLPEKDHYSTAHDMAVMAKELLKFEGITKYTGQYEDYLRQDTSKKFWLVNTNRLVKFYKGVDGVKTGFTNEAKYCLTATAKKGNMRVIAVIMGAPTPKDRNAQVTKMLDYAFSQYQTHPLFKRNEVVAKMKISKGNSKNLNLVTSEPISVLTKKGGSVKDVTQEVVMKQNLQAPLKKGDELGKLILKKDNKIVVESPLVAESDIEQARWWTLFKRVLGDFSKSG; encoded by the coding sequence ATGAAACGTCTACTATCTACCGTAGCGCTAAGCACCATGATATTAACTATTGCATCACCGGCATTTGCAGAAGAAGGTTCAGTAAAGCTTGCAGATCAAGCAAGATCAGCTGTGCTGATTGAACGTGACACCGGAAACATTCTATATGATAAAAACAGTGATGAGAAACTTCCTCCAGCAAGTATGACTAAAATTATGACGATGCTGCTGATCATGGAAGAAATTGATAAAGGCCAGCTGAAAATGGATGAAAAAGTCCGTACGAGCGAACATGCTGCTTCTATGGGCGGGTCACAAATCTTTCTTGAGCCTGGAGAGGAAATGACCGTTCATGAAATGCTGAAAGGGATTGCGATTGCCTCAGGCAACGATGCATCAGTAGCCATGGCTGAGAGAATTTCAGGGTCTGAAGATGCATTTGTTGAAAAAATGAACAAACGGGCAAAAGAGCTTGGACTGAAAAATACAGCCTTTCAAAATCCAACAGGTCTTCCTGAAAAAGATCATTACAGTACAGCACATGATATGGCCGTCATGGCAAAAGAGCTATTAAAATTTGAAGGCATTACCAAATACACAGGTCAATATGAAGATTATTTGCGTCAGGATACATCCAAGAAATTCTGGCTGGTCAATACGAATCGCCTTGTGAAATTTTATAAAGGCGTAGATGGCGTAAAAACAGGGTTTACGAATGAAGCGAAATATTGTTTAACTGCTACAGCCAAAAAAGGCAACATGCGTGTGATTGCTGTCATCATGGGTGCCCCAACACCAAAGGACCGCAATGCGCAGGTTACTAAAATGCTTGATTACGCATTCAGCCAATATCAAACGCATCCTTTATTTAAACGCAATGAAGTTGTGGCTAAGATGAAAATCAGCAAAGGGAACAGTAAAAATCTGAACCTTGTGACTTCAGAGCCTATTTCTGTTTTGACGAAAAAAGGCGGAAGTGTCAAAGATGTTACTCAGGAAGTCGTGATGAAGCAGAACTTGCAGGCCCCTCTTAAAAAAGGGGATGAACTTGGAAAACTGATTTTGAAAAAAGACAATAAAATTGTTGTGGAAAGCCCGCTTGTTGCTGAGAGCGATATTGAACAGGCCCGCTGGTGGACTCTCTTTAAACGAGTGCTTGGTGATTTCTCGAAATCAGGCTGA
- a CDS encoding YqzK family protein, with product MRAARTLFDMLKVFILFTGFTILFYYAIIWINLEYEEIHRYDQPEGAALKVTKMVADEEEHWLNRLFFFYLNGE from the coding sequence ATGAGAGCAGCGAGAACACTATTTGACATGTTAAAAGTATTTATTCTGTTTACTGGATTTACGATTCTTTTCTATTATGCTATCATTTGGATTAACTTAGAGTATGAAGAAATTCACCGATATGATCAGCCTGAGGGTGCGGCCCTGAAAGTCACGAAAATGGTGGCTGACGAAGAAGAGCACTGGCTGAATCGACTGTTTTTCTTCTATTTAAACGGGGAGTAG
- a CDS encoding purine-nucleoside phosphorylase has protein sequence MNIQEIKQSAQFMKEKVKDLPEIGLILGSGLGVLADEIENPVKIPYEEIPNFPVSTVEGHAGQLVFGTLKGANVVAMQGRFHFYEGYDMKKVTFPVRVLKEMGVKTIIVTNAAGGVNESFEPGDLMIISDHINNMGTSPLIGPNDSDLGVRFPDMSQAYSRELRALAKNAASELGIKVQEGVYVGNTGPAYETPAEVRLARVLGGDAVGMSTVPEVIVANHAGMKVLGISCISNMAAGILDQPLSHDEVMETTEKVKANFLNLVKNIVADIHESNGQRVGN, from the coding sequence ATGAATATCCAAGAAATTAAGCAATCTGCACAATTTATGAAAGAAAAAGTAAAAGACTTGCCTGAGATCGGGTTAATTTTAGGATCGGGCCTTGGAGTCCTTGCTGATGAAATTGAAAATCCGGTGAAAATTCCTTACGAAGAAATTCCGAACTTCCCTGTTTCAACTGTAGAAGGTCATGCGGGACAGCTTGTATTCGGCACATTAAAAGGTGCTAATGTTGTTGCTATGCAGGGACGTTTCCACTTTTACGAAGGGTACGACATGAAAAAAGTGACGTTCCCGGTCCGTGTGCTGAAGGAAATGGGTGTAAAAACAATTATCGTCACAAATGCTGCGGGCGGTGTGAATGAATCGTTTGAACCGGGTGATTTAATGATTATTTCCGATCATATAAATAATATGGGGACTAGCCCATTAATCGGACCGAATGATTCTGATCTAGGCGTCCGTTTCCCTGATATGTCGCAGGCTTACAGCAGAGAGCTCAGAGCCCTTGCTAAAAATGCAGCTTCAGAGCTTGGCATTAAAGTTCAGGAAGGTGTATATGTAGGAAACACAGGGCCTGCATATGAAACACCTGCAGAGGTGCGTCTTGCACGCGTGCTTGGAGGAGATGCAGTCGGTATGTCTACAGTGCCTGAAGTAATCGTAGCCAATCATGCAGGGATGAAAGTGCTTGGAATTTCATGCATCTCAAATATGGCTGCCGGTATTTTAGATCAGCCATTATCACATGATGAAGTGATGGAAACGACTGAAAAAGTAAAAGCTAATTTCTTGAATCTGGTTAAGAATATTGTTGCAGACATACACGAATCAAACGGACAAAGGGTGGGTAACTAA
- a CDS encoding stage V sporulation protein AA encodes MEKTVYIRLRHRVQVYPDDCITVSMIAQIVAEEQLRDMIGELEVHQVQPSDKNIVVIDVMRVLSAVHKTDPDIDVQAVGPAQTIVEIVYQKKTYSPVLFALVWLLLFVGAALAIMNFHEDVSMQLVHKRLYTIITGETSEHPLLLQIPYSIGLGLGMILFFNHLFKKRINEEPSPLEVEMFNYQLDMDMYVSMKENKESTKKIDDN; translated from the coding sequence ATGGAAAAAACGGTGTACATCAGACTGCGTCATCGCGTACAAGTCTATCCGGACGATTGTATAACCGTCTCTATGATTGCCCAAATTGTTGCGGAAGAACAGCTGCGCGACATGATTGGAGAGCTTGAGGTCCACCAAGTTCAGCCGAGCGATAAAAACATTGTCGTGATTGATGTCATGCGTGTGCTGTCTGCAGTACATAAAACAGATCCTGATATAGATGTTCAGGCGGTTGGGCCAGCACAGACGATTGTTGAGATTGTATATCAGAAGAAAACGTATTCGCCTGTTCTATTTGCACTCGTATGGCTCCTCCTCTTTGTGGGAGCAGCTCTTGCGATTATGAATTTTCACGAAGATGTCAGCATGCAGCTTGTACACAAGCGTCTTTATACCATTATTACAGGTGAGACATCCGAACATCCCCTTCTCCTGCAAATTCCTTACTCCATTGGCCTCGGTTTAGGGATGATTCTTTTCTTCAATCATCTTTTCAAGAAGAGAATTAATGAAGAGCCCAGTCCTCTTGAAGTGGAAATGTTCAACTACCAGCTTGATATGGATATGTACGTATCTATGAAAGAAAATAAAGAGAGCACGAAGAAAATTGATGACAATTAA